A genomic window from Bacteroidota bacterium includes:
- a CDS encoding glycoside hydrolase family 97 protein — MKSYIITLAFCLLAGVSAFGTTIQSPSKNLTLMVGIDDKGVIHYDLLHNAGAVIQNSKLGFTLKDAVPLDRDFVLLYETVNHVDTSWQPVWGEVATIRNNYTELIYHVRQTTTKVQMYIVFRLFDDGLGFRYEFPHQPELKYFIIADELTEFKLSGNHTAFWIPGDYDTNEYPYTKSKLSDIDAVTVSNRYTEIATRTPTGKNYVQTPLMMKTDGGLYINIHEAALVNYSAMQIKVDAATNTLSAALVPDAVGNKVYMTSPCKTPWRTIVVSDKAVDILASKLILNLNEPAAFDDVSWIKPMKFIGIWWDMHVGVKSWNYSDVNNISLEGTDWKNLPPNGIHGATTERTKYCIDFAAANGIDAVLIEGWNIGWEDWFGKWKENVFDFVTPYPDFNVFELQQYAASKNVRLIMHHETSASVTNYERRLQEAMAFMKQYGYTAVKTGYVGRIIPRGEYHDGQWMVNHYVYVAQQMAKNHLMVDAHEPVRPTGLHRTYPNWLACEAARGNEFNAWSQGNPPEHETILPFTRLMGGPMDYTPGIFEIKMDYYKPGAKEQVHTTLAKQLALYVTMYSPLQMAADLPENYLKYPDAFQFIKDVAVDWQDSKYLEAEPGDYITVARKAKNSSTWFVGAITDENKRMASVNLSFLDNNKLYIATIYADGADADWQMNPKAYQIKKFVVKSNQLLQIPLAPGGGCAISIKPASEEDVNGIPAYKGKW, encoded by the coding sequence ATGAAATCGTATATTATTACGCTGGCTTTTTGCCTGTTGGCAGGCGTTTCTGCCTTTGGAACTACTATTCAGTCGCCATCAAAAAATCTGACACTAATGGTGGGAATTGATGATAAAGGTGTTATTCATTATGACCTTTTGCATAACGCAGGTGCAGTAATTCAAAACTCAAAATTGGGGTTTACGCTTAAGGATGCCGTACCCTTGGATCGAGATTTTGTTTTGTTGTATGAAACGGTAAATCATGTTGATACATCGTGGCAACCTGTTTGGGGAGAAGTGGCTACGATAAGAAATAATTATACTGAATTAATTTATCATGTTCGTCAAACCACCACAAAAGTGCAAATGTATATTGTGTTTCGTTTGTTTGATGATGGTTTAGGGTTTAGATATGAATTTCCGCATCAGCCGGAATTAAAATATTTTATTATTGCTGATGAATTAACTGAATTTAAATTAAGTGGCAACCACACCGCATTTTGGATTCCCGGCGATTATGATACCAATGAATATCCTTACACAAAAAGCAAATTAAGTGATATTGATGCGGTAACTGTTTCAAATAGATATACAGAAATTGCTACACGCACACCTACCGGAAAAAATTATGTGCAAACACCTTTAATGATGAAAACGGATGGTGGATTATACATCAATATTCATGAAGCTGCTTTAGTAAATTATTCGGCTATGCAAATTAAAGTAGATGCAGCTACAAATACGCTCAGCGCTGCGTTGGTGCCGGATGCTGTTGGCAATAAAGTGTATATGACTTCACCCTGCAAAACACCATGGCGAACTATTGTTGTGAGTGATAAAGCTGTAGATATTCTTGCATCGAAATTAATTTTAAATTTAAACGAACCTGCTGCATTTGATGATGTATCATGGATAAAACCAATGAAATTTATTGGCATTTGGTGGGATATGCATGTAGGTGTAAAATCGTGGAATTATTCGGATGTAAATAATATTAGTCTGGAAGGTACTGATTGGAAAAACCTGCCCCCAAATGGTATACATGGCGCAACTACCGAACGCACAAAATATTGTATTGATTTTGCAGCTGCCAATGGTATTGATGCAGTATTAATTGAAGGCTGGAATATTGGCTGGGAGGATTGGTTTGGAAAATGGAAAGAAAATGTATTTGATTTTGTAACACCTTATCCCGATTTTAATGTTTTTGAATTACAACAATATGCTGCATCAAAAAATGTTCGATTGATCATGCATCATGAAACGTCTGCATCAGTTACAAATTATGAACGCAGATTGCAGGAAGCCATGGCATTTATGAAACAATATGGTTATACAGCAGTTAAAACCGGATATGTCGGCAGAATTATTCCGCGTGGTGAATATCACGATGGTCAGTGGATGGTAAACCATTATGTTTATGTTGCGCAACAAATGGCAAAAAATCATTTGATGGTTGATGCACATGAACCTGTGCGGCCTACCGGTTTACATCGCACCTATCCGAACTGGCTGGCTTGTGAAGCAGCGCGTGGTAATGAGTTTAATGCATGGAGTCAGGGCAACCCGCCTGAGCATGAAACAATTTTGCCGTTTACGCGATTAATGGGCGGACCAATGGATTATACACCGGGCATTTTTGAAATTAAAATGGACTATTATAAACCCGGCGCTAAAGAGCAGGTGCATACAACTTTGGCCAAGCAACTTGCCCTTTATGTTACTATGTATTCACCATTACAAATGGCCGCCGATTTGCCGGAAAATTATTTGAAATATCCTGATGCATTTCAATTTATAAAAGATGTTGCTGTGGACTGGCAAGATTCAAAATATCTGGAAGCCGAACCGGGCGATTACATCACAGTTGCGCGTAAAGCAAAAAACAGCAGCACATGGTTTGTTGGGGCAATAACCGATGAAAATAAACGAATGGCTTCGGTAAATTTAAGTTTTCTGGATAATAATAAATTATATATCGCCACCATTTATGCTGATGGTGCAGATGCAGATTGGCAAATGAATCCCAAAGCTTATCAGATTAAAAAATTTGTGGTGAAAAGTAATCAACTGCTGCAAATTCCGCTTGCTCCGGGTGGTGGTTGTGCAATTAGTATTAAGCCTGCGTCAGAAGAAGATGTAAACGGTATCCCTGCTTACAAGGGTAAGTGGTAA
- a CDS encoding alkylphosphonate utilization protein, producing MEELVVKDSNGAVLQDGDTVMVVKTLKVKGSSITIKQGTIVKKIRLTDDEELIEGKVEGSVVVLRTEFLKKK from the coding sequence ATGGAAGAATTAGTAGTTAAAGACAGCAACGGCGCGGTATTACAAGATGGTGATACTGTAATGGTAGTAAAAACCTTAAAAGTAAAGGGTTCATCTATAACCATTAAACAGGGAACAATCGTAAAAAAAATTCGCCTTACGGATGATGAAGAATTAATTGAAGGTAAGGTTGAGGGTTCTGTTGTGGTATTAAGAACTGAATTTTTAAAGAAAAAATAA
- a CDS encoding T9SS type A sorting domain-containing protein, with protein sequence MNTIISFSTRCIFILLLICSTGKINAQTSNCENDSTGLIPLNDLGAGFYEGFQGGLFPFGSNAENPASTHYKKGKTYAKNIKPLDTLGNINYEDGRIVMGGFGPSIPGQLMTQFLGFVRDTLDTEFKTNPCFAALNLCVGGKGLDAAIGATRATYWETIVEEIEEKHYSPLQVQVGWMYFNDKYDSLAPEPTFPESPEAVTDRLVLFLQYMMDYFPNMKIVFVSGRHYGGFADTLNEQYSAIAEPSSYWNNFSVKWLIERQINGDPALKYFGAGIRTPFVTWGPYYWADGNIPRTTDGRLYTCDDFGPLDGYHLSNPAYIDDAHYLMSSMYTSVFSKNYVKDGLAWTACGAEPEEPLKPEEMQVSINPNGLTLYPNPANENLFIYRHNATGKLNQIEIYDALGQLKYIENAGGSCNNNISIDISGLAPGIYTLQTKIESSETGAITFLQEQFVKI encoded by the coding sequence ATGAACACAATCATTTCTTTTTCAACGCGTTGTATATTTATTTTACTGCTCATCTGCTCTACCGGTAAAATAAATGCCCAAACCAGTAATTGCGAAAACGATTCCACCGGCTTAATTCCGCTTAACGATTTAGGCGCCGGCTTTTACGAAGGTTTTCAGGGTGGTTTATTCCCATTTGGCTCAAATGCCGAAAACCCGGCTTCTACCCATTATAAAAAGGGTAAAACGTATGCTAAAAACATAAAACCCCTCGATACGCTGGGCAATATCAATTATGAAGATGGCAGAATAGTGATGGGTGGATTCGGACCTTCAATTCCGGGGCAGTTAATGACCCAGTTTTTAGGATTTGTCCGCGATACCCTTGATACCGAATTTAAAACAAACCCCTGCTTTGCTGCATTAAATTTATGTGTTGGCGGTAAAGGTTTAGATGCTGCTATCGGTGCAACACGGGCAACATATTGGGAGACTATTGTGGAAGAAATTGAAGAAAAACATTATTCTCCGTTGCAGGTGCAGGTAGGTTGGATGTATTTTAATGATAAATATGATTCACTCGCTCCGGAACCGACATTCCCTGAAAGTCCGGAAGCAGTAACAGATAGACTTGTCCTTTTTCTACAATATATGATGGATTATTTTCCAAATATGAAAATTGTGTTTGTTAGCGGAAGACATTATGGTGGATTTGCAGATACTTTGAACGAACAATATAGTGCCATCGCCGAACCTTCTTCTTATTGGAATAATTTTTCAGTAAAATGGTTAATTGAACGTCAAATTAATGGAGATCCGGCATTAAAATATTTTGGTGCAGGTATTCGTACACCTTTTGTTACCTGGGGACCTTATTACTGGGCTGACGGAAATATTCCGAGAACAACGGATGGTCGCTTATATACTTGTGATGATTTTGGACCCTTGGATGGATATCATTTATCAAATCCTGCGTATATTGATGATGCACATTACTTAATGAGTTCAATGTACACATCTGTTTTTTCAAAAAATTATGTGAAAGATGGCCTGGCGTGGACTGCCTGTGGTGCTGAGCCGGAGGAGCCGCTAAAACCTGAGGAGATGCAGGTTTCGATTAACCCTAATGGTTTAACATTATACCCAAATCCCGCAAATGAAAATTTATTTATTTATCGTCATAACGCGACAGGGAAATTAAATCAAATTGAAATTTATGATGCGTTAGGACAATTAAAATATATTGAAAATGCAGGTGGCAGTTGTAATAATAATATTTCAATTGATATTTCAGGTCTGGCTCCGGGTATATATACTTTGCAAACAAAAATTGAAAGTAGCGAAACAGGTGCAATAACATTTTTGCAAGAACAATTTGTCAAAATATAA
- a CDS encoding T9SS type A sorting domain-containing protein, which yields MLCLLFSAFSLTLFSQTVNCENDSTGLIPLNDLGTGFYLGYQGGLFPFGANAENPASTHYKKGKNFAKNIKPLDSLGNINLDSGAVLMAGFGPSIPGHLMDNFVGLVRDSLENTFNTNPCFDAINLCAGGKGLDYAIGPESNKYWNGLVDKVYEKGYDPAQVQIGWMYFNDKYDSLAPAPSFPATPQQVTDDLIEFLHLLMDRFPNMKIMFVSGRHYGGFADPLNEQYIAISEPSSYWNNFSVKWLIERQINGDPQLKYFGAGIESPFLTWGPYYWTDGNIPRTTDGRYYTCDAYSTTDGYHLTDSTNALDANYLLEVLYSSVFSKTYVKNGVNWSDCVLYNDSIFRTQPENFIMSNSGITLYPNPATENIYIYRPSVSGKLYAVEIYNNLGQLVQQETSDGISVNSIPIDVADLKSGVYLLRTKMDDPVTGEVRWFQEQFIKQ from the coding sequence ATGCTCTGTTTATTATTCAGTGCATTTTCGTTAACGCTATTTTCACAAACTGTTAATTGTGAAAACGATTCAACCGGATTAATTCCATTAAATGATTTAGGTACCGGATTTTATTTGGGCTACCAGGGCGGATTATTCCCTTTTGGAGCAAATGCTGAAAACCCTGCTTCCACACATTATAAAAAGGGTAAAAACTTTGCAAAAAATATAAAACCATTAGATAGTTTAGGGAATATTAATTTAGATAGCGGTGCTGTATTAATGGCAGGTTTCGGACCTTCGATTCCGGGGCATTTGATGGATAATTTTGTTGGGTTAGTGCGCGATTCTTTAGAAAATACGTTTAATACCAATCCTTGTTTTGATGCCATTAATTTATGTGCAGGTGGCAAAGGTTTAGATTATGCAATTGGCCCTGAAAGTAATAAATACTGGAACGGACTTGTAGATAAAGTTTATGAAAAAGGATACGATCCTGCGCAGGTTCAAATTGGCTGGATGTATTTCAACGATAAATATGATAGTCTCGCTCCTGCCCCATCATTTCCTGCCACACCACAACAGGTAACTGATGACCTTATTGAATTTTTACATTTATTGATGGACCGCTTTCCAAATATGAAAATTATGTTTGTGAGCGGCAGGCATTATGGTGGTTTCGCAGATCCTTTAAATGAACAATATATTGCTATCTCAGAACCTTCATCTTATTGGAATAATTTTTCTGTAAAATGGCTCATCGAGCGACAAATAAATGGTGATCCGCAATTAAAATATTTTGGCGCCGGAATCGAATCGCCGTTTTTAACATGGGGGCCATACTATTGGACTGATGGTAATATTCCAAGAACTACTGATGGACGCTATTACACTTGTGATGCTTATAGCACAACGGATGGCTACCACTTAACCGATTCAACAAATGCCTTGGATGCCAATTATCTTTTGGAAGTATTATATAGTTCAGTGTTTTCAAAAACGTATGTAAAAAACGGCGTTAATTGGTCCGATTGTGTGCTTTATAATGATAGTATTTTCCGTACACAACCTGAAAATTTTATAATGAGCAATTCAGGAATAACACTTTATCCAAATCCTGCCACTGAAAATATTTATATCTACAGACCTAGTGTTAGTGGCAAATTATATGCTGTAGAAATTTATAATAATCTTGGCCAACTCGTACAACAAGAAACTTCAGACGGTATATCCGTCAATTCAATTCCTATCGACGTAGCCGATTTAAAATCCGGTGTTTATCTGTTACGAACAAAAATGGATGACCCTGTTACCGGCGAGGTACGATGGTTTCAGGAGCAATTTATTAAACAATAA
- a CDS encoding T9SS type A sorting domain-containing protein has translation MKQTSKILFGMAICCTLILPVKAQVAICENDSTGLIPLNDLGTGYYEGKQGGLFPGGANAEDPLSQHYKKGRTFAKNLKPLDSLGNINYDGGVILMGGFGPSIPGHLLDHFVPIVRDTADDVYNTNICFDAINMGAGGKGLDYAIGADSTKYWNNMLKKIEEKGYTAEQLQVGWMYFNDKYDSTGTMSFPETPERIADDLTYYLNELMERFPNIKIMFVSGRHYGGYADTTLEQFPAISEPSSYWNNFAVKWLIERQINNASADLKYFGANVKAPFITWGPYLWADGGIPRATDGRLYQCGDFSPTDGYHLTDSTYERDADYLMRHIYDSPFSKYYVKDGAAWSSCVPYLDSIHRTQPDILDINPIGITLYPNPATENINIYRHNAHGKLYVVEIYNDLGQLVHRETTGGVEFSTVTIDIAELQNGLYTLRVQMDDAAKNEKRWYQEQFIKQ, from the coding sequence ATGAAACAAACATCTAAGATTTTGTTCGGGATGGCTATATGCTGTACCCTTATTTTACCGGTTAAAGCTCAAGTAGCTATTTGTGAAAACGACTCAACCGGATTAATTCCATTAAATGATTTAGGAACCGGTTATTATGAAGGAAAACAGGGTGGACTGTTTCCCGGAGGTGCTAATGCAGAAGACCCTTTATCACAGCACTATAAAAAAGGTCGCACCTTCGCAAAAAATTTAAAGCCATTAGACAGTCTTGGCAACATCAATTATGATGGCGGTGTAATTTTAATGGGCGGATTTGGTCCATCTATTCCAGGACATTTACTGGATCATTTTGTTCCGATAGTGCGCGATACTGCTGATGATGTTTACAACACAAACATTTGTTTCGACGCCATTAATATGGGTGCCGGTGGCAAGGGTTTAGATTATGCCATTGGTGCTGACTCTACCAAGTATTGGAACAATATGCTTAAAAAAATTGAAGAAAAAGGATATACAGCTGAGCAATTACAGGTTGGCTGGATGTACTTTAACGATAAGTATGACAGCACCGGAACAATGTCGTTTCCGGAAACACCTGAGCGCATTGCTGATGACCTAACATATTATTTAAATGAATTGATGGAACGTTTTCCAAACATCAAAATTATGTTTGTGAGCGGCAGGCATTATGGTGGATATGCAGATACAACACTGGAACAATTTCCTGCTATCAGTGAGCCATCATCTTATTGGAATAATTTCGCAGTTAAATGGTTAATTGAACGTCAAATAAATAATGCTTCTGCCGATTTAAAATATTTTGGCGCAAATGTTAAAGCACCGTTTATAACCTGGGGACCATACTTATGGGCTGATGGTGGAATTCCGCGCGCAACAGATGGCAGATTATACCAATGCGGTGATTTTAGTCCAACTGATGGTTACCACTTAACTGATTCAACTTATGAACGTGATGCGGATTATTTAATGCGTCATATTTATGATTCTCCATTTTCAAAATATTATGTAAAAGATGGTGCTGCATGGTCATCTTGTGTGCCGTATTTAGATTCTATTCACCGCACGCAACCTGATATTCTTGATATTAATCCGATAGGCATTACCTTATATCCAAATCCGGCTACCGAAAATATTAATATATACAGGCATAATGCCCATGGAAAATTGTATGTTGTAGAAATATATAATGATTTAGGACAATTAGTGCATCGTGAAACTACCGGTGGTGTTGAATTCAGCACAGTTACAATTGACATAGCAGAACTCCAAAATGGACTATACACTTTACGGGTTCAAATGGATGATGCAGCAAAAAACGAAAAACGCTGGTACCAGGAACAATTTATTAAACAATAG
- the clpB gene encoding ATP-dependent chaperone ClpB — translation MNLQNFTIKSQEVVQQAQQMAMQMDHQQITNEHIMKALLGADEEVVGYLLKKLNVNVQYIQQKLDEQIAAFPKVPGKGGEFISRDANLTIAKSQTYLKEFGDEFVSVEHILLGILASNDAVSKLLKSQGVTEKDLKAAIKDLRKGSTMSSQSGENQLNALNKYAINLNERAKSGKLDPVIGRDEEIRRVLHILSRRTKNNPILVGEPGVGKTAIAEGIAHRIVNSDVPENLKSKTIFSLDMGSLIAGAKYKGEFEERLKAVIKEVIQSEGQIILFIDEIHTLVGAGGGGEGAMDAANILKPALARGELRAIGATTLNEYQKYFEKDKALERRFQKVMVDEPGFEDAVSILRGLKERYENHHKVRIKDEAIIASVELSSRYITDRKLPDKAIDLIDEAAAKMRLEMDSVPEALDEIERKIRQLEIEREAIKRENDERKLEELGKDIAELSEERNTIKAKWQQEKDIVDKIQQKKIDIEQFKLQAEQAEREGDYGRVAELRYGKIKETEKLLSEYEIELHKLDAGKRLMKEEVDAEDIAEIVAKWTGIPVTKMLESDRMKLLRLETELHNRVVGQDEAIVAVADAIRRSRAGLQDPKKPIGSFIFLGTTGVGKTELAKAISSYLFNDEQAMTRIDMSEYQERHSVSRLIGAPPGYVGYDEGGQLTEAVRRKPYSVILLDEIEKAHPDVFNILLQVLDDGRLTDNKGRTVDFKNTIIIMTSNIGSHIIQERFEGVTEDSLLAVTETTKIEVMELLRKTIRPEFLNRIDEIIMFKPLMRDEIKGIVRIQLKALAAMLEERSIQLEFTEELISWLAEEGFDPQFGARPLKRAIQKELVNELSKKILAGEVVSDAKIIVDVNDGNVIFKNIT, via the coding sequence ATGAATTTGCAAAATTTCACAATTAAGTCGCAGGAAGTAGTTCAGCAGGCCCAACAAATGGCCATGCAAATGGACCATCAGCAAATTACCAACGAACATATCATGAAAGCGTTGTTAGGTGCTGATGAAGAAGTAGTAGGTTATTTGTTAAAGAAATTAAATGTGAATGTGCAGTACATTCAGCAAAAACTGGATGAGCAAATTGCAGCATTCCCAAAAGTGCCCGGTAAAGGAGGAGAATTTATTTCACGTGATGCCAATTTAACTATAGCTAAAAGTCAAACTTATTTAAAGGAATTTGGTGATGAGTTTGTTTCCGTTGAACATATTTTATTAGGTATTCTCGCTTCAAATGATGCAGTAAGTAAATTATTGAAATCGCAGGGTGTTACTGAAAAAGATTTAAAAGCTGCAATTAAAGATTTACGCAAAGGTTCCACCATGAGCAGTCAGAGTGGTGAAAATCAATTAAATGCATTAAACAAATATGCCATTAATTTAAATGAGCGTGCAAAAAGCGGGAAATTAGATCCTGTAATTGGTCGCGATGAAGAAATTCGTCGGGTATTACATATCCTTTCCCGCAGAACAAAAAATAATCCGATTTTAGTTGGTGAACCCGGTGTTGGTAAAACAGCAATTGCAGAAGGTATTGCACATCGTATTGTAAATAGTGATGTTCCTGAAAACTTAAAATCTAAAACTATTTTTTCATTGGACATGGGTTCACTTATTGCTGGTGCAAAATATAAAGGTGAATTTGAAGAAAGATTAAAAGCAGTAATTAAAGAAGTAATTCAAAGTGAAGGTCAGATTATTTTATTTATAGATGAAATTCATACTTTAGTTGGCGCCGGTGGTGGGGGAGAAGGTGCAATGGATGCCGCTAATATTTTAAAACCTGCATTGGCAAGAGGTGAATTGCGTGCCATTGGTGCAACTACTTTAAATGAATATCAAAAATATTTTGAAAAAGATAAAGCGCTGGAACGCCGTTTCCAAAAGGTAATGGTTGATGAGCCGGGTTTTGAAGATGCGGTTTCTATTTTAAGGGGATTAAAAGAACGATACGAAAATCACCATAAAGTAAGAATTAAAGATGAAGCCATAATTGCCAGTGTCGAATTAAGTTCCCGTTATATTACCGATAGAAAATTACCGGATAAAGCCATCGATTTAATTGATGAGGCTGCGGCGAAAATGCGTTTGGAAATGGATTCAGTTCCGGAAGCATTAGATGAAATTGAACGTAAAATTCGTCAGCTCGAAATTGAACGCGAAGCTATTAAACGCGAAAATGATGAACGGAAATTAGAAGAGTTGGGTAAAGATATTGCTGAGCTCAGTGAAGAACGTAATACCATTAAGGCAAAATGGCAGCAGGAAAAAGATATTGTAGATAAAATTCAGCAAAAGAAAATTGATATCGAGCAATTTAAATTGCAAGCTGAACAAGCTGAACGTGAAGGTGATTACGGACGTGTTGCAGAATTGCGTTATGGCAAAATAAAGGAAACAGAAAAATTATTATCTGAATACGAAATTGAACTACATAAACTCGATGCCGGCAAACGATTAATGAAAGAAGAAGTTGATGCTGAAGATATTGCAGAAATCGTGGCAAAATGGACCGGAATTCCTGTTACAAAAATGCTGGAAAGCGACCGCATGAAATTATTGCGTCTCGAAACTGAATTACATAACAGAGTGGTAGGCCAGGATGAAGCAATTGTTGCTGTTGCAGATGCAATTAGAAGAAGTCGAGCAGGTTTACAGGACCCGAAAAAACCAATAGGTTCATTTATTTTTCTCGGAACAACCGGTGTGGGAAAAACAGAATTAGCAAAAGCCATTTCATCTTATTTATTTAACGATGAACAGGCTATGACCAGAATTGATATGAGTGAATATCAGGAACGTCATTCTGTTTCCAGATTAATTGGTGCGCCTCCGGGATATGTGGGTTATGATGAAGGTGGACAATTAACCGAAGCCGTTCGCAGAAAACCTTATTCAGTTATTTTGCTGGATGAAATCGAAAAAGCACATCCGGATGTATTTAATATTTTATTGCAGGTTTTGGATGATGGCCGCTTAACCGATAACAAAGGCCGAACAGTAGATTTTAAAAATACCATTATCATCATGACCAGCAATATCGGTTCGCATATTATTCAGGAGCGATTTGAAGGTGTTACCGAAGATAGTTTACTGGCAGTTACCGAAACAACAAAAATTGAGGTGATGGAATTGTTGCGCAAAACAATTAGGCCTGAATTTTTAAATCGTATCGACGAAATTATTATGTTCAAACCGTTGATGCGTGATGAAATAAAAGGTATTGTGCGCATTCAGTTAAAAGCATTGGCTGCCATGCTGGAAGAACGATCAATTCAGTTGGAATTTACTGAAGAACTTATCAGCTGGCTTGCTGAAGAAGGTTTTGACCCTCAATTTGGTGCCAGACCACTTAAACGTGCCATTCAAAAAGAACTGGTGAATGAATTGTCGAAGAAAATATTGGCGGGTGAGGTTGTAAGTGATGCGAAAATAATAGTTGATGTAAATGATGGTAATGTCATCTTTAAAAATATTACCTAA
- a CDS encoding T9SS type A sorting domain-containing protein, translating to MKKFLFVLAAVLGLSLNAQINSPSGVMGISTPNVGIGTTSTIGTIGVHILGGIGQPIPQGLYIQRADFPATNQDCAMSILFSSNAFTSATIGGGSASFYLTPSINTPSPDMAFSTNNVKPQFIIKNSGRIGIGTTTPGDKLEINSGANGRSGLRFTKLTALTATTATPGDFACNKVLSVDNNGEVILIDLNTCGSSSRIGATDETLLALQNQIAEMQAQIDALQSIIATNVTAEKVTMTTKPELKIAPNPANKTALVSYTLPVNAKVASLQITNMLGEVMQVYALENNSNTIQINVAGLMAGTYIYSMVVDGSLITGNQLIVTE from the coding sequence ATGAAAAAGTTTTTATTCGTATTAGCAGCAGTTTTAGGCTTAAGCCTTAACGCGCAAATTAATTCTCCTTCAGGAGTAATGGGTATATCAACACCAAATGTGGGCATTGGCACTACATCAACTATTGGTACAATTGGTGTGCATATTTTAGGAGGAATTGGACAGCCTATACCTCAAGGTTTGTACATCCAGCGTGCTGATTTTCCCGCAACCAATCAGGATTGTGCAATGAGCATCCTATTTTCTTCAAATGCATTTACAAGTGCTACAATCGGCGGTGGTTCTGCCAGCTTTTATTTAACACCATCTATTAACACACCTTCGCCTGACATGGCATTTTCAACTAACAATGTGAAACCGCAATTCATTATTAAAAATAGCGGTCGTATTGGTATCGGAACCACAACACCCGGTGATAAATTGGAAATAAATTCAGGAGCAAACGGAAGAAGCGGATTGCGTTTTACTAAATTAACTGCATTAACCGCAACTACTGCTACTCCGGGAGATTTTGCTTGTAATAAGGTTTTATCTGTTGATAATAACGGAGAAGTTATTTTAATCGATTTAAATACCTGTGGTTCTTCTTCACGAATTGGTGCAACAGATGAAACACTTTTAGCGTTACAAAATCAAATTGCAGAAATGCAAGCACAAATTGATGCATTACAATCAATTATTGCAACGAATGTTACTGCTGAAAAAGTGACCATGACAACAAAGCCGGAATTAAAAATTGCGCCAAATCCTGCAAATAAAACAGCTTTGGTATCTTATACGTTACCTGTAAATGCTAAAGTAGCATCATTACAAATTACAAATATGCTCGGTGAAGTTATGCAAGTATATGCATTAGAAAACAATTCCAATACTATCCAAATTAATGTGGCCGGACTTATGGCCGGAACATACATTTATTCAATGGTGGTTGATGGTAGTTTAATTACCGGCAATCAATTAATTGTAACTGAATAA